From Amycolatopsis sp. YIM 10, the proteins below share one genomic window:
- a CDS encoding ABC transporter family substrate-binding protein: MRLRGESGGRRPRLGAVGLLAAALLAGCTNTPPPPVVSTPVAEESTPPGKTPSQIVIGVDDIVGGYNPHNLADSSTVTSALSELLLPSVFRPAENGTPQLDENLMESAEVISGSAQVSSDMPFVVAYDIRPDASWSDGAPIAAEDFAYLANAMKEEPGVVDPAGYRLISDIQSREGGKRVEVTFTKPYPGWKTLFSGLLPQHLFKDAPGGWRAALEGGFPAYGGPFSIKTLDRDRGEIILERNERWWEKPAAVDRLVLRRADQAGAAAALRSGTVQFSLSRTDSTGLALLGQLGESVQLHTVAKPRLASVLLRPSGPELADDRVRGAIAALLDRNKLIDEGANGGSSAALRADSLLTPPSVAGYRPTIPGGGPPATPDPAKAGELLANAGYTRDAGTWRDSSGRQLSLVVASPGQQEPYATIAKELTSQLVAAGVDVRMISPQPRELFSNLLAQPTADGTATPPVDGGVGVDIAVVPQAVSTDPVLTLASEFGCRPTQPGTTPTTPVLPPNPAAFCDQGLQSGIESALTGIGPQGEVVETTESQLWQRNVVIPLFQLSDTLAVSKGVSGVTPGPPLTGPFGNAVNWTRGTN; encoded by the coding sequence TTGCGGTTGAGGGGCGAATCCGGCGGGCGCCGGCCGAGGCTGGGCGCCGTCGGGCTGCTCGCCGCCGCACTGCTCGCCGGGTGCACCAACACCCCGCCACCGCCGGTGGTGAGCACGCCGGTCGCCGAGGAGTCCACCCCGCCGGGGAAAACGCCGTCGCAGATCGTCATCGGCGTCGACGACATCGTGGGCGGGTACAACCCGCACAACCTGGCCGACTCCTCGACGGTCACCTCCGCGTTGTCCGAACTGCTGCTGCCGTCGGTGTTCCGCCCCGCGGAGAACGGCACCCCGCAGCTGGACGAGAACCTGATGGAGTCCGCGGAGGTCATCTCCGGCTCGGCTCAGGTCAGCTCGGACATGCCGTTCGTGGTCGCCTACGACATCCGGCCGGACGCGTCCTGGTCGGACGGCGCGCCGATCGCCGCCGAGGATTTCGCCTACCTGGCCAACGCGATGAAGGAAGAGCCGGGCGTGGTGGACCCGGCCGGCTACCGGCTGATCTCCGACATCCAGTCCCGCGAGGGCGGCAAGCGCGTCGAGGTCACCTTCACCAAGCCGTACCCCGGCTGGAAGACCTTGTTCAGCGGACTGCTGCCGCAGCACCTGTTCAAGGACGCCCCCGGCGGCTGGCGTGCCGCGCTCGAAGGCGGTTTCCCGGCGTACGGCGGCCCGTTCTCCATCAAGACGCTCGACCGGGACCGCGGCGAGATCATCCTGGAGCGCAACGAACGCTGGTGGGAGAAGCCCGCCGCGGTCGACCGGCTGGTGCTGCGCCGCGCCGACCAGGCGGGCGCGGCCGCCGCTCTCCGCAGCGGGACCGTGCAGTTCTCCTTGTCCCGCACCGATTCCACCGGCCTCGCGCTGCTCGGTCAACTCGGCGAGTCCGTGCAGTTGCACACCGTGGCCAAGCCGCGGCTGGCCAGCGTGCTGCTGCGGCCGAGCGGTCCGGAACTGGCCGACGACCGGGTGCGCGGGGCGATCGCCGCGCTGCTCGACCGGAACAAGCTGATCGACGAAGGCGCCAACGGCGGTTCGTCCGCGGCGCTGCGTGCCGACTCGCTGCTGACCCCGCCTTCGGTGGCCGGTTACCGGCCGACGATCCCGGGCGGCGGACCGCCCGCCACGCCCGATCCGGCGAAGGCAGGCGAACTGCTCGCCAACGCGGGCTACACCCGGGATGCCGGAACCTGGCGGGATTCCAGTGGTCGTCAACTGTCCCTTGTGGTCGCTTCGCCGGGCCAGCAGGAGCCATACGCGACGATCGCCAAGGAGCTGACTTCGCAACTGGTCGCGGCCGGTGTGGACGTTCGCATGATCAGCCCGCAACCGCGCGAACTGTTCTCGAACCTGCTCGCGCAACCGACCGCCGACGGCACCGCGACCCCGCCGGTCGACGGCGGCGTCGGGGTGGACATCGCGGTGGTTCCGCAGGCGGTGAGCACCGATCCGGTGCTCACGCTGGCTTCGGAATTCGGCTGCCGTCCGACCCAGCCCGGCACCACGCCGACCACGCCGGTGCTGCCGCCGAACCCGGCCGCGTTCTGCGATCAGGGGCTGCAGAGCGGAATCGAGTCGGCACTGACCGGAATCGGTCCGCAGGGTGAAGTGGTCGAGACCACTGAGTCCCAGCTGTGGCAGCGGAACGTGGTGATCCCGCTGTTCCAGCTCTCCGACACGCTCGCGGTCAGCAAGGGCGTTTCCGGGGTCACCCCCGGTCCGCCGCTGACCGGGCCGTTCGGCAACGCGGTGAACTGGACCCGCGGAACCAACTGA
- a CDS encoding ABC transporter family substrate-binding protein yields MRRTRGIQAISLFAGAALVLSACGGGGDEGGDPNTGSAEDIKGMAIGKAQTGDNFKLGDAPASDAVTVAIDQGYSAYNNDTPDANSSYNTFVLTSVLAGANVLDGNNKVLLNTDVLESWTVKSKDPQIVEWKIKPGVKWSDGEAWDCDDFWLAWLSHSDQVKDGESPVFQSASIAGYDKVSAPVCKDDLTFEAQFASPFLDYKGMFNSTAVLPAHVVEKGTGIADIKTLNLQSNLEDLKKVGEFWNTKFKNFDKALMPGSGPYMITAFDQNAQSVTLEKNPHWIGAKGGPAKVLVRGIPDTKAMATALQNGEIDVASSVQPDVTAANTLKSLSAQGVKYGSAPRLSFEHLDLNFAKPIFQEEATRKAFFEVVNRQEIVDKLLKEVQADIQPLNSLVFYPGEQGYTDVYSDKAGKGAEAAAKTLTDAGWVKGADGIFAKNGQRFSVVITHNTNDRRKQTVEIIIAQAKAAGIEITDQTDPNFLKGNLDKGQYDIALFGWSAAPFKAEQPPIYVPKDQGGNQNYQSLNDPRIKAAYDKAIAATDENVAREGFAEADRYIAENYASLPLFQTPSMWGFRGIDRVFNQSYNGALWNVGEWAVTK; encoded by the coding sequence ATGAGGAGAACCAGAGGGATCCAGGCGATCTCGTTGTTCGCCGGCGCCGCGCTCGTGCTGAGCGCGTGTGGTGGCGGGGGTGACGAGGGCGGTGACCCGAACACCGGCTCGGCCGAGGACATCAAGGGCATGGCCATCGGCAAGGCGCAGACCGGCGACAACTTCAAGCTGGGTGACGCGCCGGCCAGCGATGCCGTCACGGTGGCCATCGACCAGGGGTACTCGGCGTACAACAACGACACCCCGGACGCCAACAGCTCGTACAACACGTTCGTGCTGACCTCGGTGCTGGCCGGGGCGAACGTGCTGGACGGCAACAACAAGGTCCTGCTCAACACCGACGTGCTGGAGTCGTGGACGGTCAAGTCCAAGGACCCGCAGATCGTCGAGTGGAAGATCAAGCCAGGCGTGAAGTGGTCCGACGGCGAGGCCTGGGACTGCGACGACTTCTGGCTCGCGTGGCTCTCGCACAGCGACCAGGTCAAGGACGGCGAGTCGCCGGTCTTCCAGTCGGCTTCGATCGCCGGCTACGACAAGGTCAGCGCCCCGGTCTGCAAGGACGACCTGACCTTCGAGGCCCAGTTCGCCAGCCCGTTCCTCGACTACAAGGGCATGTTCAACTCGACCGCGGTGCTACCCGCCCACGTGGTCGAGAAGGGCACCGGCATCGCCGACATCAAGACGCTGAACCTCCAGAGCAACCTCGAGGACCTCAAGAAGGTCGGCGAGTTCTGGAACACCAAGTTCAAGAACTTCGACAAGGCGCTCATGCCCGGCTCCGGGCCGTACATGATCACCGCCTTCGACCAGAACGCGCAGTCGGTCACGCTGGAGAAGAACCCGCACTGGATCGGCGCCAAGGGCGGCCCGGCGAAGGTGCTCGTCCGCGGCATCCCGGACACCAAGGCGATGGCCACCGCGCTGCAGAACGGCGAGATCGACGTCGCCTCCTCGGTGCAGCCGGACGTCACCGCGGCCAACACGCTGAAGAGCCTGTCCGCGCAGGGCGTCAAGTACGGCTCGGCGCCGCGCCTGTCGTTCGAGCACCTCGACCTGAACTTCGCGAAGCCGATCTTCCAGGAGGAGGCGACGCGCAAGGCGTTCTTCGAGGTGGTCAACCGCCAGGAGATCGTGGACAAGCTGCTCAAGGAGGTCCAGGCGGACATCCAGCCGCTGAACAGCCTGGTGTTCTACCCCGGTGAGCAGGGCTACACCGACGTCTACAGCGACAAGGCGGGCAAGGGCGCCGAGGCGGCCGCCAAGACGCTGACCGACGCCGGCTGGGTCAAGGGCGCCGACGGCATCTTCGCCAAGAACGGCCAGCGGTTCTCCGTGGTGATCACGCACAACACCAACGACCGCCGCAAGCAGACGGTCGAGATCATCATCGCCCAGGCCAAGGCCGCCGGTATCGAGATCACCGACCAGACCGACCCGAACTTCCTCAAGGGGAACCTGGACAAGGGCCAGTACGACATCGCCCTGTTCGGCTGGTCGGCGGCCCCGTTCAAGGCCGAGCAGCCGCCCATCTACGTGCCGAAGGACCAGGGCGGCAACCAGAACTACCAGAGCCTGAACGACCCGCGCATCAAGGCCGCCTACGACAAGGCGATCGCGGCCACCGACGAGAACGTCGCCCGCGAGGGCTTCGCCGAGGCGGACCGGTACATCGCGGAAAATTATGCGTCGCTGCCGCTGTTCCAGACTCCCTCGATGTGGGGCTTCCGCGGTATCGACAGGGTGTTCAACCAGTCCTACAACGGCGCGCTGTGGAACGTCGGGGAGTGGGCCGTCACCAAGTAG
- a CDS encoding ABC transporter family substrate-binding protein: protein MRRSKAVSAVSLLAGSALLLSACSGGGNEGGDPNTGSSADIKSMATGKAQSGDNFKLGAAANSDQVIVGIDQGFSAYNNDTPDSNSSYNTYVLTTVLSGADVLDGNNKVLLNNDVMESWTVTSKEPQVVEWKIKPGVKWSDGDAWDCDDFYLAWLSHNGKILDGETPVFNAASPAGYNLVSEASCKDDLTFEAKFEKPYLDYKGMFASTHVMPAHIVEKQTGIADITKLTPSSPMEELKKAGDYWTNKFKDFDPATMPGSGPYKITAFDANQESVTLEKNPLWIGEKGGPAKIVVRAMKDTKAMATALQNGEIDVAASTQPDATAAGTMKGLASQGVTYGSASQLTFEHLDLNFAKPIFQKQETRKAFFEVVNRQEIVDKLLKEVQADAQPLNSIVFYPGEQGYVDLYSDKAGKGAEVAAKTLTDAGWVKGADGIFAKDGQRFSVTITHNQNDRRKQTVEIIIAQAKAAGIEITDQTDPNFLKGNLDKGEYDIALFGWSSAPFKAEQPSIYIPKDQGGNQNYQSLNDPNIKTAFDKAVSATDEAQGTQFYQEADKAIADNYATLPLFQTPSMWGFRGIDKVYMQSYNGALWNAGEWEKTS, encoded by the coding sequence ATGAGGAGAAGCAAAGCAGTCTCCGCTGTGTCGCTGCTCGCCGGTTCCGCGCTCCTGCTGAGCGCGTGCAGCGGCGGCGGCAACGAGGGCGGCGACCCGAACACCGGCTCGAGCGCCGATATCAAAAGTATGGCGACGGGCAAGGCCCAGAGCGGCGACAACTTCAAGCTGGGCGCCGCGGCGAACAGCGACCAGGTGATCGTCGGCATCGACCAGGGCTTCTCGGCGTACAACAACGACACGCCGGACTCGAACAGCTCGTACAACACCTACGTGCTGACCACGGTGCTCTCCGGTGCCGACGTGCTCGACGGCAACAACAAGGTGCTGCTCAACAACGACGTGATGGAGTCCTGGACCGTCACCTCGAAGGAGCCGCAGGTCGTCGAGTGGAAGATCAAGCCCGGTGTGAAGTGGTCCGACGGCGACGCCTGGGACTGCGATGACTTCTACCTCGCCTGGCTCTCGCACAACGGCAAGATCCTGGACGGCGAGACCCCGGTCTTCAACGCCGCGTCCCCGGCGGGCTACAACCTCGTCTCCGAGGCCTCCTGCAAGGACGACCTGACCTTCGAGGCCAAGTTCGAGAAGCCCTACCTCGACTACAAGGGCATGTTCGCCTCGACGCACGTCATGCCGGCCCACATCGTGGAGAAGCAGACCGGCATCGCCGACATCACCAAGCTCACTCCGAGCAGCCCGATGGAGGAGCTGAAGAAGGCCGGCGACTACTGGACCAACAAGTTCAAGGACTTCGACCCGGCCACCATGCCGGGCTCGGGCCCGTACAAGATCACCGCCTTCGACGCCAACCAGGAGTCGGTGACCCTGGAGAAGAACCCGCTCTGGATCGGTGAGAAGGGCGGCCCGGCCAAGATCGTCGTCCGCGCCATGAAGGACACCAAGGCGATGGCCACCGCGCTGCAGAACGGTGAGATCGACGTGGCCGCGTCGACCCAGCCGGACGCCACCGCGGCGGGCACCATGAAGGGCCTCGCCTCGCAGGGCGTGACCTACGGCTCGGCCTCGCAGCTGACCTTCGAGCACCTCGACCTCAACTTCGCGAAGCCGATCTTCCAGAAGCAGGAGACCCGCAAGGCGTTCTTCGAGGTGGTCAACCGCCAGGAGATCGTGGACAAGCTCCTCAAGGAGGTCCAGGCCGACGCGCAGCCGCTGAACAGCATCGTCTTCTACCCGGGCGAGCAGGGCTACGTCGACCTCTACAGCGACAAGGCGGGCAAGGGCGCGGAAGTCGCCGCCAAGACGCTGACCGACGCCGGCTGGGTCAAGGGTGCCGACGGCATCTTCGCCAAGGACGGCCAGCGCTTCTCGGTGACGATCACGCACAACCAGAACGACCGCCGCAAGCAGACCGTCGAGATCATCATCGCCCAGGCCAAGGCCGCGGGCATCGAGATCACCGACCAGACCGACCCGAACTTCCTCAAGGGGAACCTGGACAAGGGCGAGTACGACATCGCGCTGTTCGGCTGGTCGTCGGCGCCGTTCAAGGCCGAGCAGCCCTCGATCTACATCCCGAAGGACCAGGGCGGCAACCAGAACTACCAGAGCCTGAACGACCCGAACATCAAGACGGCCTTCGACAAGGCGGTCTCGGCGACCGACGAGGCGCAGGGCACGCAGTTCTACCAGGAGGCCGACAAGGCGATCGCGGACAACTACGCGACGCTGCCGCTGTTCCAGACCCCGTCCATGTGGGGCTTCCGGGGCATCGACAAGGTGTACATGCAGTCGTACAACGGTGCGCTGTGGAACGCCGGCGAGTGGGAGAAGACCAGCTAG
- a CDS encoding (deoxy)nucleoside triphosphate pyrophosphohydrolase: MKTVVGAAIVRDGKLLAQQRAWPADAAGKWELPGGRVEPDESEVDALRRECVEELDVAISVGERVGPDVPLPGGSVLRIYAALLDAAAEPRAVEHRNLRWLGADELSDLDWLPADRVLIPDLVALL; this comes from the coding sequence GTGAAGACGGTTGTGGGCGCCGCCATCGTGCGGGACGGGAAGCTGCTCGCGCAGCAGCGGGCCTGGCCGGCGGACGCGGCCGGGAAGTGGGAACTGCCCGGCGGCCGGGTCGAGCCGGACGAGTCCGAAGTGGACGCTCTGCGCCGGGAGTGCGTCGAGGAGCTGGACGTGGCGATCAGCGTGGGGGAACGGGTCGGGCCGGACGTGCCGTTGCCGGGTGGTTCCGTGCTGCGGATCTACGCGGCCCTGCTGGACGCGGCGGCGGAGCCGCGGGCGGTGGAACACCGGAACCTGCGGTGGCTGGGCGCCGACGAGCTGTCCGACCTGGACTGGCTTCCAGCGGACCGGGTGCTCATCCCGGACCTGGTGGCCCTGCTCTGA
- a CDS encoding YciI family protein produces the protein MYVVLVNYTAPLEEIDYALADHAEWLTRQYEQHHFLASGRRNPRIGGVIIARPMPRGKLDAILATDPFALRHLATYEVIEFSATRTASELNRINEALAH, from the coding sequence ATGTATGTCGTACTGGTCAACTACACCGCACCGTTGGAAGAAATCGACTACGCGCTGGCCGACCACGCCGAATGGCTGACCCGGCAGTACGAACAACACCATTTTCTGGCCTCGGGCAGGCGGAATCCCCGCATCGGCGGCGTGATCATCGCGCGCCCCATGCCGCGCGGGAAGCTCGACGCCATCCTGGCCACCGACCCGTTCGCGCTGCGGCACCTGGCGACCTACGAAGTGATCGAATTCTCCGCCACCAGGACCGCATCCGAGTTGAACCGGATCAACGAGGCACTGGCGCACTGA
- the typA gene encoding translational GTPase TypA yields MPAASVIAAGADRETSGRTRPDLRNVAIVAHVDHGKTTLVDAMLRQSGAFAERAEMVDRVMDSGELEREKGITILAKNTSIRRQTEDGPVTINVIDTPGHADFGGEVERGLAMVDGVVLLVDASEGPLPQTRFVLRKTLEAGLPVILVVNKVDRPDARIAEVVDETHDLLLDLAGDIEDADLDAVLDLPVVYASARAGKASLEQPADGGQPESENLDPLFETLLRHVPAPVADPDGPLRALVTNLDASNFLGRIALIRIHSGKLRKGQTVAWLREDGSVQSVRISELLVTEALTRVPATEASAGELVAIAGIPDITIGDTLADVDNPEALPRITVDEPAISMTIGVNTSPLAGRNGGDKVTARLVKARLDQELIGNVSIRVLPTERPDTWEVQGRGELALAILVEQMRREGFELTVGKPQVVTRTIDGKLHEPFERLSIDAPEEYLGSITQLLAARKGKMEHMGGHGSGRIKLDYVLPARGLIGFRTDFLTETRGTGIANHVFEGYQPWAGEIRTRHSGSLVADRSGPITAYAMIQLADRGTFFVEPGAEVYEGMVVGENPRAEDLDINITKEKKLTNMRSSTGDELERLARPRKLGLEEALEFCAADECVEVAPEVVRIRKVILDVNTRAKERNRVKNRG; encoded by the coding sequence GTGCCCGCAGCCAGTGTCATCGCCGCCGGAGCCGACCGCGAGACGTCCGGTCGCACCCGGCCCGACCTGCGCAACGTCGCCATCGTCGCACACGTGGACCACGGCAAGACCACCCTGGTCGACGCCATGCTCCGTCAGTCCGGCGCGTTCGCCGAACGGGCCGAGATGGTCGACCGCGTGATGGACTCCGGCGAGCTGGAACGCGAGAAGGGCATCACCATTCTCGCCAAGAACACCTCGATCCGGCGGCAGACCGAGGACGGGCCGGTGACCATCAACGTCATCGACACCCCTGGTCACGCCGACTTCGGCGGTGAGGTCGAGCGCGGCCTGGCCATGGTCGACGGGGTGGTGCTGCTGGTCGACGCCAGCGAGGGCCCGCTGCCGCAGACGCGGTTCGTGCTGCGCAAGACGCTCGAAGCCGGCCTGCCGGTGATCCTGGTGGTCAACAAGGTGGACCGCCCGGACGCGCGCATCGCCGAGGTGGTCGACGAGACCCACGACCTGCTGCTCGACCTGGCGGGCGACATCGAGGACGCCGATCTCGACGCGGTGCTCGACCTGCCGGTCGTCTACGCCTCGGCCCGCGCCGGCAAGGCCAGCCTGGAGCAGCCCGCCGACGGCGGCCAGCCCGAGAGCGAGAACCTGGACCCGCTGTTCGAGACCCTGCTGCGCCACGTGCCCGCCCCGGTCGCCGACCCGGACGGCCCGCTGCGCGCGCTGGTCACCAACCTCGACGCGTCGAACTTCCTCGGCCGCATCGCGCTGATCCGCATCCACTCGGGCAAGCTGCGCAAGGGCCAAACCGTGGCCTGGCTGCGCGAGGACGGCTCGGTGCAGTCCGTGCGCATCTCCGAGCTGCTGGTCACCGAGGCCCTCACCCGCGTCCCGGCCACCGAGGCCAGTGCCGGTGAGCTGGTCGCCATCGCGGGCATCCCGGACATCACCATCGGCGACACCCTGGCCGACGTGGACAACCCGGAGGCGCTGCCCCGGATCACCGTGGACGAGCCGGCCATCTCGATGACCATCGGCGTGAACACCTCGCCGCTGGCCGGGCGCAACGGCGGCGACAAGGTCACCGCGCGGCTGGTGAAGGCCCGGCTGGACCAGGAGCTGATCGGTAACGTCAGCATCCGCGTGCTGCCCACCGAGCGCCCGGACACCTGGGAGGTCCAGGGCCGCGGTGAGCTGGCGCTGGCCATCCTGGTCGAGCAGATGCGCCGCGAGGGCTTCGAGCTGACCGTCGGCAAGCCGCAGGTGGTCACCAGGACCATCGACGGCAAGCTGCACGAGCCGTTCGAGCGGCTCTCGATCGACGCGCCGGAGGAGTACCTCGGCTCGATCACGCAGCTGCTGGCCGCGCGCAAGGGCAAGATGGAGCACATGGGCGGGCACGGCTCCGGCCGGATCAAGCTCGACTACGTGCTGCCCGCCCGCGGCCTGATCGGCTTCCGCACCGACTTCCTCACCGAGACCCGCGGCACCGGCATCGCCAACCACGTGTTCGAGGGCTACCAGCCGTGGGCGGGCGAGATCCGCACCCGGCACAGCGGTTCGCTGGTCGCCGACCGGTCCGGGCCGATCACCGCCTACGCGATGATCCAGCTGGCCGACCGCGGCACCTTCTTCGTGGAGCCGGGCGCCGAGGTCTACGAGGGCATGGTGGTCGGGGAGAACCCGCGCGCGGAGGACCTCGACATCAACATCACCAAGGAGAAGAAGCTCACCAACATGCGCTCCTCCACCGGTGACGAGCTGGAGCGCCTGGCCCGCCCGCGCAAGCTGGGGCTGGAGGAGGCGCTGGAGTTCTGCGCCGCCGACGAGTGCGTGGAGGTCGCGCCCGAGGTGGTCCGGATCCGCAAGGTCATCCTGGACGTGAACACCAGGGCCAAGGAGCGCAACCGCGTCAAGAACCGCGGCTGA
- a CDS encoding ATP-binding protein, translating to MNWWSRRGLRFRITLVSAAVTFACLAGLALIAGRGLGPLLTRSVDFELSQALAPATAEVAAGRPATPLSGVTVRVLDIAGTPRDGLPPAPGLGPKEIRDLKSGLPVRTDEGGDHGPRWRWLGSVVTEPDGSQRLVVVGTGLVGFHEAVSDGAFWLVWVALLSALVAAMATWLGVRSALGPVTRMRRSVRALPAGARLPLPTAQDDLRALAADFNELLARQEEAAQRLRRFTGDAAHELRSPVASIRVQAEVAVANPDPELAQETLADVLAEAERLSALLDGLLALARSDAGELPPAEPVELVTEARAAVARMPSDAPETRITGAVGEAWAHASHAEVELVLNNLLRNATRYARGQIVVSVLAARSSVRLVVDDDGPGIAPEHRDRVFDRFYRVSDDRARSSGGTGLGLAMVAEAVRRRGGSVQVGESPEGGARFEVRWRSASVPRL from the coding sequence GTGAACTGGTGGAGTCGCCGCGGCCTGCGGTTCCGGATCACGCTCGTCTCGGCCGCGGTCACCTTCGCCTGCCTGGCCGGACTGGCGCTGATCGCCGGTCGCGGCCTTGGCCCGCTGCTCACCCGATCGGTGGATTTCGAGCTGAGCCAGGCGCTGGCCCCGGCCACCGCCGAGGTCGCCGCCGGGCGCCCGGCCACGCCGCTGTCCGGGGTGACCGTGCGTGTGCTCGACATCGCGGGCACGCCGCGTGACGGCCTGCCGCCCGCGCCCGGTCTCGGGCCGAAGGAGATCCGCGACCTGAAGTCCGGCCTCCCCGTGCGCACCGACGAAGGCGGTGACCACGGGCCGCGCTGGCGGTGGCTCGGTTCGGTGGTCACCGAGCCGGACGGTTCGCAGCGGCTGGTGGTGGTCGGCACCGGGCTCGTCGGTTTCCACGAGGCGGTCTCCGACGGCGCGTTCTGGCTGGTCTGGGTGGCCCTGCTGAGCGCGCTCGTGGCGGCCATGGCGACCTGGCTCGGCGTGCGGTCCGCACTCGGCCCGGTGACCAGGATGCGCCGATCGGTGCGGGCACTGCCGGCCGGGGCGCGGCTGCCGCTGCCGACCGCGCAGGACGATCTGCGCGCGCTCGCCGCCGACTTCAACGAACTGCTCGCGCGGCAGGAGGAGGCGGCGCAGCGGCTGCGCCGGTTCACCGGGGACGCCGCGCACGAACTGCGGTCGCCGGTGGCCTCGATCCGGGTGCAGGCCGAGGTCGCGGTCGCCAATCCGGACCCGGAGCTCGCCCAGGAAACGCTGGCCGACGTGCTGGCCGAGGCCGAGCGGCTCTCGGCGTTGCTGGACGGACTGCTGGCGCTGGCGCGGTCGGACGCGGGGGAGCTGCCGCCCGCGGAGCCCGTCGAACTGGTCACCGAGGCGCGGGCCGCGGTCGCGCGCATGCCCTCGGACGCGCCGGAGACCCGGATCACCGGCGCGGTCGGCGAGGCGTGGGCGCACGCGTCACACGCCGAGGTCGAGTTGGTGCTGAACAACCTGCTGCGCAACGCCACCCGGTACGCGCGCGGGCAGATCGTGGTGTCGGTGCTGGCGGCGCGGTCGAGCGTGCGGCTGGTGGTCGACGACGACGGGCCAGGGATCGCGCCAGAGCACCGGGATCGGGTGTTCGACCGGTTCTACCGGGTTTCGGACGATCGGGCGCGCTCGTCCGGCGGCACCGGGCTCGGCCTGGCGATGGTGGCCGAAGCGGTCCGGCGCCGGGGTGGTTCGGTGCAGGTCGGGGAGTCGCCGGAGGGCGGGGCGCGGTTCGAGGTGCGGTGGCGGTCGGCTAGCGTGCCGCGCTTGTGA
- the trpS gene encoding tryptophan--tRNA ligase: MIRLSAITPSGHVHLGNHLGAIRRWATEGAPDDLYFISDLHGMTGAHNPGVLRALAREQLAVLIAAGVGEQTVFVQSDLARELGALTWVLECTCSYGEAARMIQFKEKSKGQAGVRLSLLTYPALMAADILLQGAAQVPVGEDQRQHVELARVLARRFNATYGEVFTVPEAVLPPAAARVRDLSEPTRKMSKSTRDSAGVLFVLDEPDALRRKIKRAVTDAGTEVVYDPAERPGLANLLDILAGCLGGDPAALASEFSSYGALKEAVTEAVVETLAPIRTAAVALLDDPAELDRIRKAGATRAAARGEHRLQSALRLIGAG; the protein is encoded by the coding sequence TTGATCCGGCTCTCCGCCATCACCCCGTCCGGCCACGTCCACCTGGGCAACCACCTCGGCGCCATCCGCCGGTGGGCGACCGAGGGCGCGCCGGACGACCTGTACTTCATCTCCGACCTGCACGGCATGACCGGGGCGCACAATCCCGGCGTGCTGCGTGCCCTGGCCAGGGAGCAGCTCGCCGTGCTGATCGCCGCCGGGGTCGGCGAACAGACCGTTTTCGTGCAGTCCGATCTGGCCCGTGAGCTGGGCGCGCTGACCTGGGTGCTGGAGTGCACCTGCAGCTACGGCGAGGCCGCGCGGATGATCCAGTTCAAGGAGAAGAGCAAGGGCCAGGCGGGGGTGCGGCTGAGCCTGCTCACCTATCCCGCGCTGATGGCCGCGGACATCCTGCTGCAGGGCGCCGCGCAGGTGCCGGTCGGTGAGGACCAGCGGCAGCACGTGGAGCTGGCGCGGGTGCTCGCGCGGCGGTTCAACGCCACCTACGGCGAGGTGTTCACCGTGCCGGAGGCGGTGCTGCCGCCCGCCGCCGCGCGGGTGCGGGACCTGAGCGAGCCGACCAGGAAGATGTCGAAGTCGACGCGGGATTCGGCCGGGGTGCTCTTTGTGCTCGACGAGCCGGACGCGCTGCGGCGCAAGATCAAGCGCGCGGTGACCGATGCCGGTACCGAGGTGGTCTACGACCCGGCGGAGCGGCCGGGCCTGGCGAACCTGCTGGACATCCTGGCGGGCTGCCTCGGCGGGGATCCGGCCGCGCTGGCCTCGGAGTTCAGCTCGTACGGGGCGCTGAAGGAGGCGGTGACCGAAGCCGTGGTGGAGACGCTGGCCCCGATCCGGACGGCCGCCGTCGCGCTGCTCGACGACCCGGCCGAGCTGGACCGCATCCGGAAGGCGGGCGCCACCAGGGCCGCCGCCCGGGGCGAGCACCGGCTGCAGTCGGCCCTCCGCCTCATCGGCGCGGGCTGA